The proteins below are encoded in one region of Bremerella sp. P1:
- a CDS encoding alpha/beta hydrolase family protein, with the protein MNAFRIATLLCAIALSSSIATAQEFPKDNNVSHSFELLGHQVIPAQLYNATTPEQHEAWRKKMHATVVDLLGEMPEAVPLEVKWTEEEKFEKFTRHKIYVHTERNYWAPVYYFVPHELQGKTPAIVCLHGHSGIDPYIRLNETPAQKKKTDDSALDYAVYMAEHGYITAAIVVRGWNETVGRQDPGVKSPPRSCYETSMNAFLMGMTPQGIRCWDAMRVIDFLQTQDEVDAERIGACGLSGGGTLTMYLPILDERVKLVMIAGAFSEYRQSIYAIHHCICNTLPGIMREGEMADVVGLYAPRPVLLINGIDDPIFPIDGARKEYARLKKVYEVLGQPENVDTDFFEGGHVWSNNKTLTFLKQHFGR; encoded by the coding sequence ATGAACGCGTTTCGCATCGCCACGCTCCTCTGTGCAATTGCGCTTTCTTCCTCAATCGCTACAGCCCAGGAATTTCCTAAAGACAACAACGTTTCCCACAGCTTCGAGCTTCTCGGCCACCAGGTAATTCCCGCCCAGCTATATAACGCGACGACTCCCGAGCAGCATGAAGCGTGGAGGAAGAAGATGCACGCCACCGTGGTTGACCTCTTAGGCGAGATGCCGGAAGCCGTTCCGCTGGAAGTAAAATGGACCGAAGAGGAGAAGTTCGAGAAGTTCACGCGGCATAAGATTTACGTGCATACCGAGCGGAACTATTGGGCACCGGTCTATTACTTCGTCCCGCACGAGCTTCAGGGAAAAACGCCGGCGATTGTCTGCCTGCATGGACATAGTGGTATCGATCCGTACATCCGCCTGAACGAAACGCCGGCTCAAAAGAAGAAGACTGACGACAGTGCCCTCGACTATGCGGTTTACATGGCCGAGCACGGCTACATCACGGCGGCGATCGTCGTACGCGGTTGGAATGAAACGGTGGGGCGACAAGACCCAGGCGTGAAGTCTCCGCCGCGAAGTTGCTACGAAACCTCGATGAATGCCTTTCTGATGGGCATGACGCCACAAGGCATTCGCTGCTGGGATGCGATGCGAGTGATCGACTTCCTGCAGACGCAAGACGAAGTCGATGCCGAGCGAATCGGAGCGTGTGGCCTGTCTGGCGGTGGCACGTTGACCATGTACCTGCCGATTCTGGACGAGCGAGTGAAACTGGTCATGATCGCGGGAGCCTTCTCTGAATACCGCCAGTCCATCTATGCCATTCATCACTGCATCTGCAACACCCTGCCAGGAATCATGCGAGAAGGAGAGATGGCGGATGTGGTCGGGCTATACGCGCCGCGACCGGTCTTGCTGATCAATGGTATCGACGATCCCATCTTCCCGATCGACGGTGCGCGGAAGGAATACGCACGTCTTAAGAAGGTTTACGAGGTCCTCGGGCAGCCGGAAAACGTCGACACCGATTTCTTCGAGGGAGGTCATGTGTGGTCGAACAACAAAACACTGACGTTTCTCAAGCAGCACTTTGGCCGGTAG
- a CDS encoding adenylate kinase family protein → MHKYVFMGVQGSGKGTQAKLLEQHLDLTHIGVGDILRWNIKNHTKLAAKIKRILNAGKLVDDEIVEEIVQRRLQEHDWNFGFILDGFPRNANQAAFFLESYDIDAVVHIVVPDDVIKKRVLARRLCEDCGVDFNVIDHRPKIEGRCDICGGKLIRRADDTEEVLANRLAEYHEKTKPVLEIFRRKELVVEVDGTQAVDIVQAEIRKSINII, encoded by the coding sequence ATGCACAAATATGTGTTCATGGGCGTACAGGGTTCCGGCAAAGGAACTCAGGCCAAACTATTAGAACAGCACCTCGACCTGACTCACATTGGTGTCGGGGATATCTTGCGATGGAACATCAAGAACCACACCAAGTTAGCGGCAAAGATTAAGCGTATTCTCAACGCCGGCAAGTTGGTCGATGACGAAATCGTCGAGGAGATCGTCCAGCGTCGTCTGCAGGAACACGACTGGAACTTTGGCTTCATCCTGGACGGCTTTCCCCGCAACGCCAATCAGGCCGCGTTTTTCCTGGAAAGCTACGACATCGATGCCGTCGTCCACATCGTGGTTCCGGACGATGTGATCAAGAAGCGGGTCCTCGCGCGGCGACTGTGCGAAGACTGCGGCGTCGACTTCAACGTGATCGATCACCGTCCGAAGATCGAAGGTCGCTGCGATATCTGTGGCGGAAAGCTGATCCGCCGGGCAGACGATACCGAAGAAGTTCTGGCCAATCGCCTGGCCGAATACCACGAGAAGACCAAGCCGGTGCTGGAAATCTTCCGCCGCAAGGAATTGGTCGTCGAGGTCGACGGAACCCAGGCCGTAGATATCGTTCAGGCCGAGATCCGCAAGTCGATCAACATCATCTAG
- a CDS encoding FHIPEP family type III secretion protein: MDYASILARYIGREVYVSTFGHVRLRGELVAVYEDCVRLINASTSQESEDAPWSSSVTDFGDDGPQTDGSEALVHFHHIVAIRCADDELLDVPVLPEFSAESSEPMVENDTTTAQGSTQEPWEAFLEVDRLTLELGQKLVKLVHPESTDIMQRTSAIRCHLADSLGMVIPRLRLRDSLDLGDQEYRILIDQYEVARGRLGPGQYLALDMGTSSGTLQGVRGIDPTFGGPGIWIKSDQQQEAEQLGYLVIDPSMLVITHLQETLRRHAHEILTLGDVREMLERLRDRSPGEFDEIRSSPMTVSMLHAVLRRLLEEGESIKNFSRIVEILALHGHRNQDIESLVAMVRVRLGRQLVQRYIDSDGKVHAIGLDRELEAPLLQMSDEDAGRHVRGWMERLVDVLREAFNRLDEQQRPVAVIVSSDLRNRLWQILSPHFPQVTVLSLAEIPRGTDIYWQVIISPEEVGALETAVKRPQHPAVAKDTTYRPSKSKMSEHMAEELPPRRPR; encoded by the coding sequence ATGGATTATGCGTCGATTCTGGCTCGTTACATCGGCAGGGAAGTTTATGTATCGACATTTGGCCACGTTCGCTTACGTGGAGAATTGGTCGCAGTTTACGAAGACTGCGTCCGTCTAATTAATGCCTCGACTTCGCAAGAGTCTGAGGATGCCCCTTGGTCTAGTTCGGTGACGGACTTTGGTGATGATGGACCCCAAACGGACGGCTCGGAAGCCCTGGTCCACTTTCATCACATTGTCGCGATCCGCTGTGCGGATGACGAATTGCTAGATGTTCCGGTGCTGCCGGAATTCAGTGCAGAGTCGTCTGAACCGATGGTCGAGAATGACACCACCACAGCCCAAGGGAGCACGCAGGAACCTTGGGAAGCGTTCCTCGAAGTGGATCGTTTAACCCTGGAATTGGGGCAAAAACTGGTCAAACTCGTGCATCCCGAGTCAACGGACATCATGCAGCGGACCTCTGCGATTCGCTGTCATTTGGCCGATTCGTTGGGGATGGTGATTCCGAGATTGCGCCTGCGTGATTCGCTTGATTTAGGGGATCAGGAATACCGAATCCTCATCGATCAATACGAGGTCGCTCGCGGCCGACTGGGCCCTGGACAGTATCTGGCCCTCGACATGGGAACCTCCAGCGGAACGTTGCAAGGCGTCCGCGGGATCGATCCTACGTTTGGTGGACCAGGTATCTGGATCAAGTCCGATCAGCAGCAAGAGGCCGAGCAACTTGGCTATCTGGTTATCGATCCTTCGATGCTGGTGATTACGCATCTGCAGGAAACCTTGCGGCGACATGCCCACGAGATTCTGACGCTGGGCGACGTTCGTGAAATGCTCGAACGGCTGCGGGATCGCTCGCCGGGCGAGTTCGACGAGATTCGCTCGAGCCCGATGACAGTGTCCATGTTGCACGCAGTTTTACGGCGATTATTAGAAGAAGGGGAGTCGATCAAGAACTTCTCGCGAATCGTCGAGATTCTGGCCCTGCACGGACACCGCAATCAAGACATTGAATCGCTGGTCGCGATGGTCCGCGTCCGACTCGGACGACAGTTAGTCCAGCGCTATATCGATTCGGATGGGAAAGTCCATGCGATCGGTCTCGACCGAGAGTTGGAAGCTCCCCTACTGCAGATGAGCGACGAAGACGCTGGTCGGCACGTACGCGGCTGGATGGAACGTCTTGTCGACGTATTGCGTGAAGCGTTCAATCGGCTCGACGAACAACAGCGACCGGTCGCGGTTATCGTTTCGTCCGATCTGCGGAATCGCTTGTGGCAAATCCTTTCGCCTCACTTCCCGCAGGTTACTGTCCTGAGCCTGGCGGAGATTCCGCGGGGGACCGACATCTACTGGCAGGTGATCATTTCGCCGGAAGAGGTCGGAGCCTTGGAAACGGCCGTCAAACGCCCACAGCACCCGGCGGTCGCGAAGGACACCACCTATCGTCCGAGCAAGAGCAAGATGTCCGAGCACATGGCGGAAGAATTGCCCCCGCGTCGGCCACGTTAA
- a CDS encoding 2-hydroxyacid dehydrogenase — protein MEVAVFGTKSYDRQFLQAAAHGTDIEWSFIEPRLTETTAPLASPFEAICCFVNDEISAGVLQKLADGKTKLIAMRCAGYNNIDLPVAQQLGIQVARVPAYSPYAVAEHAAGLILTLNRKYHKAYNRVREGDFSLGGLLGFDLHGKTVGVIGTGKIGQIFARIMHGFGCELLAYDVHPAEECQKLGVKYEALEEVLAQSDIISLHCPLLPATKHLIDDQAIAKLKPGAMIINTSRGGLIDTKAAIGGLKSGQIGSLGIDVYEEEADLFFEDMSESVIQDDVFARLVTFPNVLVTGHQGFFTQNALEAIANVTVENLKQFSAGENLANQVKVS, from the coding sequence GTGGAAGTTGCTGTCTTTGGAACGAAATCGTACGACCGTCAGTTTCTCCAGGCAGCGGCCCATGGGACCGATATCGAGTGGAGTTTTATTGAGCCTCGTCTGACGGAGACCACGGCACCCTTGGCCTCCCCTTTCGAGGCGATCTGCTGTTTCGTCAACGACGAGATCTCCGCAGGTGTGCTGCAAAAGTTGGCCGACGGGAAAACCAAACTAATCGCGATGCGCTGTGCCGGCTACAACAACATTGACCTGCCCGTGGCTCAGCAGCTGGGGATCCAAGTTGCTCGAGTCCCGGCATACAGCCCTTACGCTGTCGCTGAACATGCCGCTGGTTTAATCCTGACGCTCAACCGTAAATACCACAAGGCGTACAACCGAGTTCGTGAAGGGGATTTCTCGCTGGGCGGTCTGCTGGGCTTTGATCTACATGGCAAAACGGTCGGCGTGATTGGTACCGGCAAGATTGGCCAGATTTTCGCCCGGATCATGCACGGATTCGGGTGTGAACTGCTCGCTTACGATGTCCATCCGGCAGAGGAATGTCAGAAGCTCGGTGTGAAGTATGAAGCCCTGGAAGAGGTGCTTGCCCAAAGCGATATTATCTCGCTGCACTGTCCGCTGCTGCCGGCGACCAAGCATTTGATCGACGACCAGGCGATTGCCAAGCTGAAACCAGGGGCCATGATCATCAACACCAGTCGCGGCGGCCTGATCGATACCAAAGCCGCGATCGGTGGTCTGAAGTCTGGTCAGATTGGCTCGCTGGGTATCGACGTCTACGAAGAAGAAGCCGACCTGTTCTTCGAGGACATGTCGGAGTCGGTTATTCAAGACGACGTTTTTGCCCGGCTGGTGACGTTTCCCAATGTCCTTGTGACCGGTCACCAGGGCTTCTTCACGCAAAACGCTTTGGAGGCGATCGCCAATGTGACGGTCGAAAATTTGAAGCAGTTCTCCGCCGGCGAAAACCTGGCCAATCAGGTGAAGGTGAGCTAG
- a CDS encoding rhamnogalacturonan acetylesterase — translation MSTATVRTANSLSAFVVLGCLMAVGSVTQAEPMDTTQGWRFDLGKGPAAPGYVQVPASQRLDEEHDFGFDLDSKPRGLKRSTSDLLRGDLVTSDQPFFFSMKLPEGNYQVTLTLGDPEEATSTYVKAESRRLMLPKVETKPGDFVQATFTVNTRTPMILGDDHVRLKSREHGVLHWDDKLTLEFSGKRPAVCAIEITPNTEAVTVFVLGDSTVADQPQEPWNSWGQMLTRFLGPGVAVANHAESGESIKSSLGARRVKKVLTSLKEGDYVLVQFGHNDMKDKDPDALAKYKANFQQLIDDVRAKGAHPVLITSMARKAGVERPTLKDYPDTVRAIAQEKDVPLIDLNMMSVTLYKALGDQLDAAFQDGSHHNAFGSYLLANCVAEGIRENVPELAKHLRADATPFDPSKPMSPEAFDVPASPSVDLTKPDGS, via the coding sequence ATGAGCACAGCAACCGTTCGCACTGCCAATTCTCTTTCTGCTTTCGTTGTCTTGGGATGCCTGATGGCCGTCGGATCGGTCACTCAGGCCGAGCCAATGGATACTACGCAGGGTTGGCGGTTTGATCTTGGTAAAGGGCCGGCAGCGCCAGGATACGTGCAGGTACCTGCGTCACAGCGCCTGGATGAAGAACATGACTTTGGCTTCGACCTCGATTCAAAGCCTCGCGGACTTAAGCGTTCGACGAGCGATCTTCTTCGTGGCGATTTGGTAACGAGCGACCAACCTTTCTTTTTCTCGATGAAGCTACCGGAAGGTAACTACCAGGTGACGCTTACGCTTGGTGATCCCGAGGAAGCGACATCGACCTACGTGAAAGCAGAGTCGCGGAGGCTGATGCTCCCGAAAGTGGAAACCAAGCCGGGTGACTTCGTGCAGGCAACGTTCACGGTGAATACGCGTACACCCATGATCCTCGGCGACGACCACGTCCGTCTGAAGTCGCGCGAGCATGGCGTACTGCACTGGGACGACAAGCTGACGCTCGAGTTCAGTGGCAAGCGTCCTGCGGTGTGTGCCATTGAAATAACCCCGAACACGGAAGCGGTGACGGTCTTTGTTCTGGGGGATTCAACAGTCGCCGACCAGCCCCAAGAGCCGTGGAACAGCTGGGGGCAGATGCTCACACGGTTCTTGGGGCCAGGGGTGGCAGTGGCCAACCACGCCGAATCTGGCGAGTCGATTAAAAGTTCTCTCGGAGCGCGACGCGTCAAAAAGGTCCTCACCTCGCTTAAGGAAGGGGACTACGTCCTGGTGCAGTTCGGGCACAACGACATGAAGGACAAAGATCCGGATGCCTTGGCCAAGTACAAAGCAAACTTCCAGCAGTTGATCGACGATGTTCGGGCCAAGGGGGCCCATCCGGTGCTCATAACTTCGATGGCACGCAAGGCCGGCGTCGAGCGCCCCACCCTGAAAGATTACCCCGATACCGTCCGGGCGATTGCCCAAGAGAAGGACGTTCCATTGATCGATCTGAACATGATGAGTGTCACGCTTTATAAAGCTCTCGGGGACCAGCTCGACGCGGCTTTTCAAGACGGAAGCCATCACAACGCGTTTGGCAGCTATCTGCTGGCCAACTGCGTGGCGGAAGGAATTCGCGAGAATGTCCCTGAGTTGGCCAAGCATCTGCGAGCAGATGCCACGCCGTTCGACCCGAGCAAGCCGATGTCGCCGGAGGCCTTCGATGTGCCGGCGAGTCCAAGCGTTGATCTAACGAAGCCGGACGGCAGTTAG
- the bioF gene encoding 8-amino-7-oxononanoate synthase — protein sequence MFDSLAWIPEQLDLLHAMERRRAIHVRSTQQGATVSWKENHLINFGSNDYLDLAADPRLQDAAQKAIVAEGWGSGASPLITGRGSEHARLEAELARFEDTQAALTFSSGFAANAGTIDALTDRGDVILSDEKNHASIIDGTRLSKATVRVYPHRDVDYLENLLKQCGSFRRRLIVTDTLFSMDGTIAPLTELVDLAEQYEAMLMVDEAHATGVFGQHGHGLCEHFGVEDRVPVRVGTFSKALGGHGGFVVGSQMLIDYLVNRSRPYVFSTAAPAANSAAMVAALQIVQHEPERRQKLMASAEFLRNELRGQGWSLGDCHSQIIPVIVGTEALVMELSAKLFERGMLVPGIRPPSVPDGECLLRISLSSGHTQQHLDTLVEALGQLRF from the coding sequence ATGTTTGATTCTCTGGCTTGGATTCCCGAACAACTTGATCTGCTCCATGCGATGGAGCGCCGGCGCGCGATCCACGTGCGCTCCACCCAGCAGGGAGCCACCGTCTCGTGGAAAGAGAACCACCTGATCAACTTCGGCAGCAATGATTATCTTGATCTGGCCGCTGACCCTCGTCTTCAAGATGCGGCACAAAAGGCCATCGTCGCCGAAGGGTGGGGCAGTGGTGCCAGTCCGCTGATCACCGGCCGGGGCAGCGAGCACGCCCGGCTTGAAGCAGAGCTGGCTCGCTTTGAAGACACCCAGGCCGCGTTGACGTTTTCCAGCGGCTTTGCCGCCAACGCCGGCACAATCGACGCGCTGACCGATCGGGGCGATGTGATCCTCAGCGACGAGAAGAACCACGCCAGCATCATCGACGGCACGCGGCTTTCTAAAGCGACCGTTCGCGTTTATCCTCACCGTGACGTCGACTACCTGGAAAACCTACTGAAGCAGTGCGGCTCGTTTCGGCGGCGCTTGATCGTGACCGATACGCTCTTCAGCATGGACGGCACGATTGCTCCTCTGACCGAACTGGTCGATCTAGCCGAACAGTACGAAGCAATGCTGATGGTCGACGAAGCCCACGCGACCGGCGTGTTCGGTCAGCATGGTCACGGCCTGTGCGAACACTTCGGCGTGGAAGATCGGGTGCCAGTGCGAGTCGGGACGTTCAGCAAGGCGCTGGGTGGACATGGCGGCTTTGTCGTTGGCAGCCAGATGCTGATCGATTACCTGGTGAATCGCTCGCGGCCTTATGTCTTTTCGACAGCCGCCCCGGCGGCCAATTCGGCGGCCATGGTTGCCGCGCTGCAGATCGTGCAGCACGAGCCTGAGCGTCGACAAAAATTGATGGCCAGTGCCGAGTTTCTGCGAAACGAACTGCGAGGGCAAGGCTGGAGCCTGGGAGACTGTCACAGCCAGATCATTCCGGTGATCGTCGGAACAGAAGCCTTGGTGATGGAGCTTTCTGCCAAGTTGTTTGAACGCGGCATGCTGGTCCCCGGCATTCGGCCTCCTTCGGTGCCTGACGGAGAGTGTCTCTTGCGAATCAGCCTTTCCTCGGGGCACACGCAGCAGCACCTGGACACGTTGGTGGAGGCCCTCGGGCAACTTCGTTTCTAA
- a CDS encoding EVE domain-containing protein, with product MKTEPESYSIDDLAKEKKKTTFWSGVRNYQARNFMRDDMKKGDLVLFYHSNANPPAIVGVAEVVKESYPDFTSWDENDHHYDPKSTPEKPRWFMVDIKLKKKFPEPLGRNELTGVKALSDMELMRKGSRLSVQPVKKKEFDAILKLASVIL from the coding sequence ATGAAAACGGAGCCAGAATCGTACTCGATCGATGATCTGGCCAAGGAAAAGAAGAAGACCACCTTCTGGTCCGGTGTACGCAATTACCAGGCCCGGAATTTCATGCGAGACGACATGAAGAAGGGGGACCTGGTGCTCTTCTACCACTCCAATGCCAACCCACCGGCGATTGTCGGCGTGGCGGAAGTGGTGAAGGAAAGCTATCCCGACTTCACCTCTTGGGACGAAAACGACCACCACTACGACCCAAAGAGCACCCCAGAGAAGCCGCGGTGGTTCATGGTCGATATCAAGCTTAAAAAGAAGTTCCCCGAACCGCTGGGGCGTAATGAACTTACCGGCGTGAAGGCACTTTCCGACATGGAGCTCATGCGCAAAGGCTCGCGCCTTTCGGTTCAGCCGGTGAAGAAGAAAGAGTTCGATGCGATACTGAAGCTGGCCAGCGTGATCCTCTGA
- a CDS encoding PhoH family protein: MISQSVQTQLKLFVLDTNVILHDARSFQNFEEHDVALPITVLEELDRFKKGNEDINFQAREFLRQIDQMTGDLLSEEGATLGEEQGRLRVIITNELDARLHQVFLHDSPDNRILNTALHLQRYVNDRRVILITKDVNLRMKAKSLGLQAQDYINDKIESFDSLYSGRRTLENITTEQIDRFYQDSGNVHLEDFPEVSDPIANENFVLRNGSKSVLATFNHEEQVLRRIEKYSPYGIKPRNAEQVFAIKALMDDNIKLVTLAGKAGTGKTLLALSSALACSSAYRQILLARPVVPLSNRDLGYLPGDISAKMDPYMQPLFDNLSVIRHQFNDTDKEAQRINRMLEQEKLVITPLAYIRGRSLQRMYMIVDEAQNLTPHEVKTIITRAGEGTKIVFTGDINQIDHPYLDSLSNGLSYMINRMKGQDLYAHISLEKGERSELADIASELL; the protein is encoded by the coding sequence ATGATTAGTCAGTCGGTGCAGACGCAGTTGAAGCTTTTCGTTCTCGACACCAACGTTATCTTGCACGATGCAAGATCGTTCCAAAATTTTGAGGAGCACGATGTGGCCTTGCCCATCACCGTCCTCGAGGAGTTGGATCGCTTCAAAAAAGGCAACGAGGACATCAATTTCCAGGCCCGCGAGTTTCTTCGCCAGATCGACCAAATGACCGGCGATCTACTCTCTGAAGAAGGGGCCACATTAGGCGAAGAACAAGGCCGCCTCCGAGTCATCATCACCAACGAATTAGACGCTCGCCTCCATCAGGTTTTTCTCCACGACTCGCCTGATAATCGTATTCTGAACACGGCCCTCCATCTGCAACGTTACGTCAACGATCGGCGTGTGATCCTGATCACCAAGGACGTGAATCTGCGGATGAAAGCTAAGAGCCTTGGCCTTCAGGCACAAGACTATATCAACGACAAGATCGAGAGTTTCGACAGCCTCTACTCGGGTCGCCGAACCCTCGAGAACATCACGACCGAACAAATCGATCGTTTCTACCAGGACTCTGGCAACGTTCACCTGGAAGATTTTCCCGAAGTGAGCGATCCGATCGCTAACGAAAACTTCGTCCTGCGAAACGGATCGAAGTCGGTTCTGGCGACCTTCAACCACGAAGAACAAGTCCTGCGGCGAATCGAGAAGTACAGCCCGTACGGCATCAAGCCGCGCAACGCTGAGCAGGTGTTCGCCATCAAGGCATTGATGGATGACAACATCAAGCTGGTCACCCTGGCCGGCAAGGCCGGTACCGGTAAGACACTGCTCGCGCTTTCGTCGGCCTTGGCTTGCTCATCGGCGTATCGCCAGATCTTGTTGGCTCGGCCGGTCGTTCCTCTTTCCAACCGAGACCTGGGTTATTTGCCTGGCGATATTTCGGCGAAGATGGATCCGTACATGCAGCCGCTGTTCGACAACCTCTCAGTGATCCGGCATCAGTTCAACGATACCGACAAAGAAGCCCAGCGTATCAACCGTATGCTGGAGCAGGAAAAGCTGGTCATTACGCCGCTGGCCTACATTCGCGGACGTAGCTTGCAGCGGATGTACATGATTGTCGACGAAGCCCAGAACCTGACCCCACACGAGGTGAAGACCATCATCACCCGGGCAGGCGAGGGGACCAAGATCGTCTTCACCGGCGACATCAACCAGATCGACCATCCATACCTGGATAGTTTGTCCAACGGTTTGTCGTACATGATCAACCGCATGAAAGGGCAAGACCTGTACGCTCACATCTCGCTTGAGAAAGGCGAACGTTCGGAACTGGCAGACATCGCCAGCGAACTGCTGTAG
- a CDS encoding FxsA family protein: MLLSTRIRTIQVFAILLALFVTVPLLELTLLLWLAQYEGWLVTLGIVLFTGILGTLLARSQGFSTWQKIQSQLATGQMPGSAMADAAMIFAAGALLMTPGLLTDGLGFALLIPPCREWMKKRFLNWAKSKFHIQATTTVDGETHTYTSSPGRSEIVDSYVVPDPKERKALED; the protein is encoded by the coding sequence TTGCTCCTTTCAACACGGATTAGAACCATTCAAGTTTTTGCTATACTACTCGCTCTCTTCGTCACCGTTCCCTTGCTGGAACTCACCTTGCTGCTGTGGCTGGCCCAGTACGAAGGGTGGTTGGTGACGCTGGGCATCGTGCTGTTCACTGGCATCCTGGGAACGCTTCTGGCACGCAGCCAAGGTTTTTCGACCTGGCAGAAGATTCAATCGCAGCTAGCGACCGGACAGATGCCCGGCAGCGCGATGGCTGACGCCGCGATGATCTTCGCGGCCGGTGCTCTCTTGATGACGCCAGGACTGCTGACCGACGGGCTGGGTTTCGCTTTGCTCATTCCGCCCTGCCGCGAATGGATGAAGAAACGCTTCCTGAACTGGGCCAAGTCGAAGTTCCACATCCAGGCCACGACCACCGTGGATGGCGAAACGCACACCTACACTAGCTCGCCGGGCAGATCGGAAATCGTCGACTCGTACGTCGTACCTGACCCGAAGGAACGTAAGGCACTGGAAGACTAG
- a CDS encoding 3-keto-disaccharide hydrolase, whose translation MHRLSLCLSLILTAASTALLCAEEANHLTPDEKAQGFELLFNGADLEGWKQNGNWKATDGVIERTGRGGDIIYDVKPIPDDFELRFEWKVAPGSNSGVYYRPGQYEYQILDNQKHRDGKTPDTSAASLYYCIAPSHDATKEPGQWNTGRIVCQGTVIQHWLNGEKVVDIDYTNPELAQQVEKLRKRGAKLADRGAKLKLQDHGDPVWYRSIRLRELDGKEELDKSPLKEK comes from the coding sequence ATGCATCGACTTAGCTTGTGTCTTTCCCTGATCCTTACCGCTGCCTCCACGGCACTGCTGTGCGCCGAGGAAGCCAACCACCTAACTCCCGATGAGAAAGCTCAAGGCTTCGAGCTACTCTTCAACGGAGCAGACCTCGAAGGCTGGAAGCAGAACGGCAATTGGAAGGCCACCGACGGCGTTATCGAACGAACGGGCCGCGGCGGCGATATCATCTACGACGTGAAGCCCATCCCAGACGACTTCGAACTTCGCTTCGAGTGGAAAGTCGCTCCAGGCAGCAATAGCGGGGTTTACTATCGACCTGGTCAGTACGAGTACCAGATTCTCGACAACCAGAAGCATCGTGACGGCAAGACGCCTGACACGTCCGCCGCATCTCTCTACTACTGCATCGCGCCTTCGCATGATGCCACCAAAGAGCCGGGCCAGTGGAACACCGGGCGAATCGTCTGCCAGGGTACCGTCATCCAGCATTGGCTCAACGGCGAGAAAGTCGTCGACATCGACTACACCAATCCCGAGCTTGCCCAACAGGTGGAAAAGCTGAGAAAGCGTGGCGCCAAGCTTGCTGATCGTGGAGCGAAGCTAAAGCTTCAAGATCACGGCGACCCAGTCTGGTACCGTAGCATTCGTCTGCGTGAGCTGGACGGCAAGGAAGAACTCGACAAGTCGCCGCTCAAAGAAAAGTAA
- the ilvE gene encoding branched-chain-amino-acid transaminase, protein MSAKVYINGKFFAPNEAMVSVFDHGLLYGDGVFEGLRIYNGKIFRLEQHIDRLYDSAKAICLKIPMTTAEITEACLETVKQSEFTDGYIRLVVTRGAGTLGLGPERTENPQVIIIVDKIKLYPQEFYDNGLAIITAATIRNHPAALSPRIKSLNYLNNIMAKIEASNAGCLEALMLNHKGEVSECTADNIFIVRDGNLLTPPTDAGILEGVTRDVVLELAQAAGIPTFEKTLTRHDIYVADECFMTGTAAEVIGVVKVDDREIGDGKPGPITRKLKALFVEHTMS, encoded by the coding sequence ATGTCCGCGAAAGTCTATATCAACGGGAAGTTTTTCGCCCCCAACGAAGCCATGGTCAGTGTTTTTGATCATGGCCTGTTGTACGGGGACGGGGTATTTGAAGGTCTGCGGATCTACAACGGCAAGATCTTTCGCCTAGAACAGCATATCGATCGGCTTTACGACTCGGCGAAGGCCATCTGTCTGAAAATCCCGATGACGACGGCTGAAATCACCGAGGCCTGCCTGGAAACGGTCAAGCAAAGCGAATTCACCGATGGGTACATTCGATTGGTCGTCACGCGTGGTGCCGGTACGCTGGGGCTCGGTCCTGAACGAACCGAAAACCCCCAGGTGATCATCATCGTCGACAAGATCAAGCTCTACCCCCAAGAGTTCTACGACAACGGATTGGCCATCATCACGGCCGCGACCATCCGCAACCATCCAGCAGCCCTCTCGCCGCGGATCAAGTCGCTGAACTACTTAAACAACATCATGGCCAAGATCGAAGCCAGCAACGCAGGTTGCCTGGAAGCCTTGATGCTGAATCACAAGGGTGAAGTTTCCGAGTGCACAGCGGATAACATCTTCATCGTCCGTGACGGCAACCTACTGACGCCACCGACCGACGCCGGCATTCTGGAAGGCGTCACCCGCGATGTCGTCCTGGAATTGGCCCAAGCAGCCGGTATTCCGACCTTCGAGAAGACGCTCACCCGTCACGACATCTACGTTGCTGACGAGTGCTTCATGACCGGTACGGCCGCGGAAGTGATTGGTGTGGTGAAGGTCGACGACCGTGAAATCGGCGACGGCAAGCCTGGCCCGATTACCAGAAAGTTGAAAGCGCTTTTCGTGGAACATACCATGAGCTAA